In the genome of Sander lucioperca isolate FBNREF2018 chromosome 18, SLUC_FBN_1.2, whole genome shotgun sequence, the window AGTTTTGCTAAATATTATGCTAAATTGCTTGTGCCTACCTGCAGGTAGCGCACCTGGTGAGCAGAAAGGGCCTCTCCCAGAGGAACCACCACTTTCTCCAAACTGCGCTGGTGGGAATGGGCCTGGATGTCTGGGCTCTCTTCTGAACGCAGCTCAATGTGGGAAATGAGCAAATTAGAAATCACTGACTGCACCGACTGCAGGGATAGAGTAACAGAGGAAAGATGGAATCGGATTTGAGATTAGTTAAATTgagcatttttattattaagtcACATGAGgctgttgaaaaaaagaaaagatttatAGACACAGATATGATATATTGTTCCCACCTTTGTATCTCCCCCTGGAGTTGCACTAAGGGCAAGGATCCGGAATTGCAGAGTCTGGCTGCAGAGCTGTCTGATCACCTGAGTAACAGGGAGAAGAGCAAGTACAATATATTGTTAGAACTTTATTGCCATAGTTCAAATATTGTACTAACTAAAAGTGTTAGAATGCAAACCTAAAGAGGCACCCCCTGCTAGGGAACAGAAGTGAAAGAATAGTTAAAGGCCTCAATCACCGTCAGCGgtgaaagtaactaagtacacttTTACTAAGTACTtttattcaagtactgtacGATGAACAAATTTGAgtctttccattttatgctactttatagattaaactacccagcagtacataaagtaaataaatgagCTCCACCTTTATCAGCTgcaacatcaaaatgtcaaagtattttgaaattgaCTATTGTGCATAATAAgtaattttacttttggtactttaagtgcATTGAGGGGCGAATACTCTAGTACTTTCACTTACTtaggattttgaatgcaggacttttacttgtaacagagtatttctatgCTGTGGTATTACTACTTAATCATATAAACATTGCCATGAGCAGCCCTGCTCATTGATTTGCAATATTGCCCACGATTGTCTAGTAGTACAACCAGAGATTTTATGTGGAATGCTACCTTGGTATTCAATATTTTGTCACCCAATCACACTAggaaataaactaataaaagtGGATAAAGTTTCATACTGCTGTCAAGGCATAAAGCCTCCATTATCTGCAACAGACTTCTTTACAACACCATTTCAAGAGTGAGCGTTACTTTGTGAGGAGATATTTTTGGTGGATTATTACTTTAAAACCACTTTATTGGAGGTTCACGTGGCAAGTAAAATATAACCTGACAATATAGTCAGCAGTGACATGTAACTAAATTGAACGACAAGCTGTAATCATTAGTGACAGGTTTGTTTACCTGACTGTAGGCATGGTTGCCCTGCGCCTTGTGGGCTTCATCGATCACCACACACTTGACCTGCTGGGCAGGACAGGTTTCTCTGGACAGATCGTTCACCATGACCTGAGGGGTGAGGAAGAAGACGCGCTTGGTCCTCCACACCACCTGTCTATGCTTTGCTGCTGTTGTGCCTGCGGATAAGGAGACAGACTCTTAATTAATTTAAGTTAATAAAGGCTAAAAGAAGAAAGATGGGTGTCATGGTTTTTATGTCATGATTGTTACCTGTCAGCTCAGCCATGTGTGCCTGTGGGATCCCCATCACTTTATAACAGGCCTCAATCTGCTGTGCCACCAGAGGTTTGGTGGGAGCCATAAACACAATCTTCCCCGATGGATACCAGCGGTAGAAGTTGTACATAACCACAGAGGCTATAAAGGTCTTTCCCAGACCAGTGGGAAGACACACTAGTGTGTTCTGAAACAGAGCAGCTTCTGATATCTTCAGCTGGTACTCCCGGATGGGATAGTTGGTGGGGTAAATCCATACCTGAGCTGAGGAGCTGTCAAGGCCAGGGAAGTCTGGGTATGTTTGCCCACCTGACGGGATGGGAGAGAGGCCAGTGGTCTCTGTTCCTACAGGGTTGTCATACTGAAAATAGTTAGCATTGCCAAGGTGTAGGCTCTTTTCAGCTTCATAAACAGCGACCACCATCAGATCATCGTCGTCATCTTGATCTTCATACGCAGGTTTAGGGTCCTCTGTCCTCACCGGgttcactgttgtgtgtgtggactcCTGACCTATTTGAGACCATAGGCGATTTTGAGGAGGGTCTGTTGTAGTTACCTGCGCAGTGTTGCTTGGGGTTGTTCTGCGCCGTCCAGCGGCTTTCTTGTCATCTTTGTTCGGTTGAACAACTTTGTTTTGAGGGACGGATGCACCCCAAGTCTGGAACAACGTCCTCTGATTTGAACCACTACTCATTTTTATTAGTTGTGGCGGAAAACGTTGAGAAAAAGTGCCATGTGACGAGCAGCAACATTGCAAACTGAATACCGGGTATACAACACAGGGTCACTTCCGCCCACGTTTTACCAAAATATAACAACACATACATAACGATAGTTTTACTCCAATCATATCGGTCGTTTAAATACAGTTTCAATTGTAAAGCAAACAACATTGCCCTGTATTGTATTTATGGCAGTATATCAAGCTAAGAGCTAAGCCGGAACACCGGCACACGTACCGTTAGTAACATTAAACAAGGAGGCTTTTATTCTTTTGTGTGTGACACCGGAACAAAATCAAAAGTTTGAGTTCATCTCCCGCGCTCATGTAATAGATCCATGAATGTTAGCTACGCATGTTCCCTGTCTATGATGTTACGCTATCCTGTTACCATAGCAATGGATAGAAGCAAATGGGAGAAGATACTCACCTGTTTTCAGGTAATGAGGTTATCTAATTAGCCTACTTTTAAGCTGTAAAACACCAAGTTGCGTCTTTATAGCTGCAGTAATTCAAGTCAGGTGCTTTTTTTGCTAGTTCGGGTTGTTTAGCTGATTTCGCTAACTCTGTAATACGGCTGCTAATAGTAGCTATTGTTGTTATCGTTGACGTAACTAAAGTTAGCTAGTTATTGAGGGCTACCAGCTACCGTTTACCATTACTGTAGCTAAGTCTCCTCTCCTCGGTAGGCATCTGCACGTGGATACTTGGTGAGAAACGAAGTCCGTCGTGCGCGAGAAGACTTTGAGGACATCGTGAAAGAGATAGATGGAGGCTTGGCCCATGTAGAGTGGAGGGAGACGGTCATCCCCATTCCCCACTTCTCATACACTGTAAGTAACTGAAAATGTTGTGAGAGTGTGAGTTAATTAGTTTATCGGTGCTTTTCTCATGCTTTTGCTCATGCATCTTCAGGACGGCCCATTTCTACGAGCTAGCAGCTCTGCCAGCAAAGCGTCAAATCCAGGACTAGATGTCTGTGCCAGTCCCCCGAGACCATCATCAGCATCCTtatcagaggagagaggaggtcaCCGGGTCCTGCTGGAGAAGAtagaagcagagagagatgaTTCACAATCCAAAGGACGGACCTCTGTTTCTAATGACTATTTCCACAGCAGCAATGTTAGAGGGGATGAAGAGGGACAGAACGAGAGCACTGTGGGGGAGAAAGATGGAGACTCCACCACCGTCTGGAGCAGTTTGGAGCTGGACATGAACTATGGTCACTCTCACAAAGGTTGTGCACATAACCGTAGTAGTTCCCTATTCATTGTTATTGAAATGAGATCACTTATATTTTGTTTGTctccatactgtatataattttTCATTTATAACAGAGGTACAATGTTGCATCTTATTTGGGGCTTTAACTAACAATTACTCAAAAAATCATTTAAgcctatgaaataaaaaaataaataaaaaattgttgtGTAAGCATTGCAAACAATATCCATTTTAAAAAGACAATTAGTTGAGTACGGAGTATAGGCCTTGGTTTTCTTAAAATAGATCCACAGATAGAAAACTGCCATTGGGTTGACATTATTACTAGTTGTAATTATTTGAGACAGTGACCTACTTCAGTTAGAAAATTGTCTAAATGGGAGCAATAGCATTGCGTACAAGTTCATTTACCTCAccacattttcacttttaaaaaagcaaaaagagaagatgaaacaaaacagaaaatcagTATTTACCTACAGGATTTATGCAAAT includes:
- the iqcc gene encoding IQ domain-containing protein C, which translates into the protein MNVSYACSLSMMLRYPVTIAMDRSKWEKILTCFQASARGYLVRNEVRRAREDFEDIVKEIDGGLAHVEWRETVIPIPHFSYTDGPFLRASSSASKASNPGLDVCASPPRPSSASLSEERGGHRVLLEKIEAERDDSQSKGRTSVSNDYFHSSNVRGDEEGQNESTVGEKDGDSTTVWSSLELDMNYGHSHKGPRQYCLAQEVPCTPEALRLHRNTLTMELVWLQQAIGSRKKYLSLKDSLSVS